The window ACAGCACCCTGgtatggattattttccattcTGATAAGATTCAATTCCATTTCTCTCCGAATCTTAATTCATTATGATATGCAAATAGAAACAACCActacatgaatatgcaaatgaacacaTGACCACCACCTCACCTCGGTCTTGCCGCTGAGTGACAGGCTGCATCCCTGCCATGTGAACACAGCGATCTTCGAACCAGGCCCGAATGTGTACTTCTTGTTCCGGTTCAGTTCGGACCCGAACACCTCGGCCAAACCGGACAGCAGTTCGAGCTGCACCCGCTCTCCGGCCTCGACCTCAAACCGCAACTCGGTCTCCTTCTCCAGGTCAAAGCGCGAACCCCCGCCGCTCCCCGCGCCTCCTCCGGAGCTCGGGCCTTCGTCACCGGCTTTCTCGGGCGCTTCAGTGCTCATGCCTGGGAGAGGACAGGATAGGACAGCGACGGGACACTTAAACTCGATTTCTCTCTAAACCAACTTTAACAAAGTGTACCTACTTCCAACCAGCCATTGTATAATCACTCACTTACCATACATGCTTAAATTCAAACCACAAGCACAATTAACGTTATTCTTACTATCCTGGCTTATTATAGTTTACATTATTCGTCTGAAATAATCGCTGGCTACTGATTAAATCGAATTAAATACGTTTGGAGGAGTTAGCTGTTAGCTATGGAGGTGTGCTAGAAAGTAGCAGCTTGgttaatttatttgatttttcgCTACTTTATTTAAGTCATCCGTTcaaccacttaaaaaaaaagctcatatgAGTGTTTAACCCAGGTAAACTGGCTtacttttaaagaaaaaaaaaaattaactccAAAAGTATCCCTCGTGTTTTCAAATCATCCAACAGCGTCAGGGCAACTCGGTCGCATGGTGATGACGTAAAGGAAGCGCTAGACAGGTGCCCCGCCCCCAACTGTGAAGCCCTCACTGAAAAAAAGCTTCACGTcggaaaattaaagaaaaatagagGCGAAatagtacaaaaacacaaacagaatttttttaaaatcgctTTTATACACAACACAGTAGACGTTTACGAATTCAAAACGGTGTTTATAGCAGATTTTAATATAccaaacatacactatatggccaaaagtatgtggatacttaaccatcacacccatatgtgggtcttcctcAAAACGCTggcacaaagtttgaagcaaaCGATTGTATAAGGtggctttgtatgctgtagcattacaatttctcttcagtGAACTAAGGAGGCAATCCCaaagcatgacaatgtccctgtgcacaaaaggAGGTAAACGGAGACATGGTTTGCTGAGGTTGGAGcggaagaacttgagtgatcttcagagccctgacctcgacCTCAACCCCAACACCCGTGGGAtgaactgcaccccaggcctcctcactaaacatcagtgcctgacctcactaatatagctgaatgaacacaaattcccacagcaatacaccaaaatctagtggaaagccttcacagaagacTGGAGCTTATtctaaacagaaaaagaaaagaaatctggAATGGGTTGTTCAAGGACATCACACGATGGTGTGATGGTCTGCTGTCCACATAATTTTGGCCATAGTGTACCAAACCCATTTCCCAAGAAGTAATGAAGCATAAGTCTACAGAAACGTCTAATAATATAACCACGGTTAAAGTAAAGAACACACATCAGCTTGTGAACTCAAAAAGAAGTAAACAGAAGATCATGAGGAGGCAGCAATGATCCAGGTTAGGGTGCTAAACACATCAGAGAACAGACTGGAAGTCATCCATTTGGTCCATCCTCATCATTATGCATCCAAGAAACTCAAGACGATTAACTGAAAGTtaagataaaaacacatttaatttaGTAGTCATTTACATGTCCTGAAAAGAGTTTGCGGTAGAATACGAATCTGAATTTTAACGACATTTTAATTAAGTGTCGAACATTCATTAGCACCATGGTGAAATCCACGAAAATTCACACCTTTCCTCACAATTTCTACTTGCTCTTTAGGGCATCCTCCAGGGCAGTTACAACCTCAGCGGGCTCTGGAAACTTCAGTTTACGGGGAGGACCTTTCTTGAGACCAGTCCACAACACCAACTCTGAAAAGATACAGGGAGAAATATTATACAAAATGAGCTTTTACATGGATCCTCCAAATAAAGCTGCTCATGACATGCTGTGTGGGCAGAGTCTGTAAAGTATATAAAGTGTGAGCTGTTTAAGCATGGACTATAAAGACTTTCAGTGTTCTCTGAATTTTGTCACATGACATTATACTATATGCAGAAGTCTTAAACTTTGCCAAATTATTGactaaattattcattttttggtACAGAGACTTAAAGAAAATTAAGTGTATTGAAGGTGCTCTTAATGACTATTAGTAAGTGCACATCAGACTATactagcttttaaaaaaaaaaaaaagaaacaaaaacatttcactggGGTCTTTTAAAATTACATTCTGTGTAATTTTTGGCATTTAACACTATCGTTGTGTGTTCGGCTGTAAAACTACCTTTCTTCCCCTCGATTAGAGTGACCTCAAAGCTGTTGCGTCGAGGCTTCTCGGGGTTGAGCACCACATGAAGCTCAGGATGTGCGGAGAGGAGAGCCTCACGCACAGTATCGGCATTCCGCCCATACACACGTCAGCTTttactgagagagacagagagacccaCACCATACTAAACACTGAGAATACAGACAAGTAAATgcacatttaaatattattttttgacatttttaatattaaaaagtaaacaaaacttCCTAATAGGACAAAATTATTGTTTTACATTAACACTCACCCTTCCCACCAAGGAATACCGTTAAAAGCAGAATTTCAAGCATTGCAAGAACAATTTCACATCCAAGctcgtggaaaaaaaaaaagactactcAGAATTCCCAAAAATTGAGCTTTTATGTAAATCTACCTTAGCAAGATTCCTGTGGTAAAATAAAGAggtaaaatgaatacatttacagACTAAGACCACCTGCTAACAGGATCAAAACAGATTTGAGTGTACATGTGATATCaccaaggggaaaaaaagaaaaagaaaaatctaacTCTGACTGAGATACTAGTTATGTTCAGGTTTTAAAGGATGGATCTGGATCAGAATCCCGTCCCGGGTCACTTCTCTGTAACTGTATACTCTTTCCATTTTGCTGGAATCATCTGGCATGTAATATTCAAAAACAATCATGTGCAACAGAAGTTACTCAATTTGACTTCAGTTTTGCTAAACCAATCAATTCTAAACAGTTCCTTAATCATGTTGGAAAATCCATCAGTCGTCCAGGATTTAAATTAGCAACAAAGCAAATGGTTTTCCTTCTACGCTGTATACTGACCAGTGTTCGATGATGACTCTCTGGCCTTCATCATCCTCCCGTTCACCCTTGTTTCCTTTATCCTGCTTTGCCACGGGCGCTGCCTCTGCAATCACGTCTGCCTTGCGCTTTGCCCCAcgacctacatacacacacaaaatatagtaTAAGTATATGGAGACTGTAGTGTACTTTACCCCAATCACAGTACAGTGGTCAGAATAATAGAAACTTATTTACCTAAACCCTCTTTTGGAGGGACTTGGAGGTCATCAATGCATCTTTCAACAGTTTAATCCCAAATAGGTGCAATACACAAGGCATGAAATTATGGCTTCTGCATGCTTAATTGTGCCCAATTTGAGACATGTGATTAGGCCAATGTCTTAATCTCTACCTAAacagagcgatgcagcggcactttagtcctttagtctgtccagttCTTTCACCTCCTCATGCATACACtttgctcaaacagatcagcttccaaagcttcatgCAAATACCAGTcaacaccatcacacccatCATCTCATAGATCATACATCTGTGTCGTATAGCTTGCAtggcattctgggactttgaataatgttggatttctcattaatatgactctGAACATCTCACAAAAATGGTTGAGTGAGTAAAGAAGAGCTCTTGCTCGTTTGTTTTTTCAGAGATAAGTTCAAAACCTGACTTATTCCTTGTGCATGAACATTTctcatataaaaacatattgacGCAAGTGTTGGACAACTACTAACATCTCAAGATTAACacaaatacagcaccaaccaccAAACgagcaccagaatcactaatCACATCACAAATATGTCATAAGGATACTTaagtgtgtttcagggtggacttcctttaaataaatcttGCCACTCTGGCCTGTTAGTCTTATGCAAGTCATGCAAACTCAGTAGATTCTATCTTTCTCGTGTTCATTTAAGTCGTAGCACAACGCAGAAtagtatttttaacatttacttATTAAATATTTCTAACTATTGAGGACTCACGTGACCAGTTACACAGCACTCAGGATATTCTGCAAATGCACGTGCATGTTACATAATTAAAATGGCTCAGGTAAGCACGTGCTCAAAAGACCAACTTCAGGTGCAAATCTTTTTCACGTAGATCAAAGTGTTTGGAACTAAATGCACTCTATAAGATAGATAAAACATGGTCTTATATCATTTGTACTACTTTGCACGAGATGGATATAGAAAGATATGAACCCCGTGTAATTTCTAAATGCATCACttatcttgtgttttttttttatctcttctcAGTTAAACTGCCATATTTTGTAAGATGCATGCCTTAACTACAATCTAAACCAAGATAATAATCAGAGGTTTATTATACCTGCTTTAGCACGCGTCGCCATTCTCATGTACAACAACAGAGAGAAGTTTCTTCACCGGAAAAGCGACGAGGCGCGCCATCTAACGGTGGAGGAGCGCCATGACTGCCTTTAatactcaccgtccactttattaggaacacccgcAGACATGCACTTTCATACCATTGTCCAAACACGTGCATAcagacacaggtcaagagcttgtGTGATCTGGACAGTTAAAGTTTGGGGAGAAAAACCAAAACAGGTgatatttttccccccagtcgTCAGCTGTGAAGTTTCTGTGATTCTGTGCCTGATAGGAGTGACACTCAAAGTGTCACTAATGTGTTGTGAgttttgaaatgcttttctgctcaccatggatgtaaagagtggtaatctcagaatggggaaaagggctggtttgagtatttcagaaactacagAGCTTCTGGGATCtttcacacataacagtctctagagtttacacggaATGATgcgaaaaacaataaaacatgcaGTAGCAACTGGAAATGCATTGTTGAGAAAAGTCAGACTGGTTTGAgatgacaggaaggctatggtaaccacgctttacaaccatgatgagcagaaaagcatttcagaacatACAACGCGCTGAACGTTGAAATGGATGGAcgacaacagcagaagaccacatcaggtgaCTCAACagtaaaggctctgggttactgatcagaagatcggGGATTCAAGTCCCAGGACTGCCAAGCTGACAATGTTCGGCCCTTGGGGCCTTAACgctctctgctccagaggtGTCGTATCATGgatgaccctgtgctctgacccctgCTTTCCAAccagctgggatatgcaaagaaaagaatttcactgtgattTATATGTGATATATAACGGTTTCTTCTTCAGGTTCCACCCCTGTTAGCTAAGAACAGTATCAggatcaccaaaactggacagtttggGAAAAAATTTGACCAGgcacagtttctgaaatactcaaaccagcatgtctggcaccaacaagcaTGCCATTTTGTGCGTATTTTATAAATTTGATAAATTTAAGGTTTAagataaagtttatttatacaATTTGACCTTAAGGATCACTCGTGTACCTTTTAAAAAAGCTTCACTctttaaaatctaaataaaggtccctgctgaaaaacaataaaaaccctcatagaatttgtaatagttttaatggttataatgggaattgtattggttttaatggaaactttaatggtccctgtgggtctctactggtaatttgttgcattCTATTGGTGGAATGTTATGTCTGATGGATAGCATTGAAGActgataatggttttaatgcttagCTGATGGTTTTTAAATGGTAGCTGTagtggtttgtaatggtatttgtattgtttttttcaacAGGGTTACATTACATGTGCCATTCCAGATAAAACGATACATACGTCTTACTTATGTCTGATAGGTTGTGGATGAAAAGAATATCTACATCTACTTTGCATTCGATCTGAACAGATattctaatgctaatgctaaggGACATCTGTAAAACCTAACACACCAAATGTCTTGTTGGTCGAAATAAATTTTCAGCATCGTCAGCTTCACGAACACAATGTATATAGAATTGAAACGTAAAATAAATTCTCAATCATTAATTTTGATGTCTCTTAGTAATTATAAATGACAAACTATGAACATGAATTCTTTGGGCTAAGACAGAAATCCCTGGAACACCGGGTGTGAAGCAGGAATAGaccctggatgggataccagtccatcagagggcaccatgtacacacctaggagcaatttagaaaagctgtcatgtttttgggaggtgaaatGAGATTGAGAATCCTGAgtaaacccacacagacacaaggagaacacGTGAACCTCCACAAACAGTAAAATAAGCTCATTCATAAATCTTTTATTCATGATAGTCATTTATATTTCGTAAATCAAGCCTTCGATGTGATATCCGCCAATATATTACATAGACACGATCACAAAACACATGTGAAGCAGCAATTTCCAAGTTTATTCATACTCatacttctgttccaaaaataTGAAAACCAAATCATTAATCAGAgaattatgtttaatatttattctgtatttttgCAAAGCTTGAGAAGTGACGTTAAGAtcttaacaggaaaaaaaaacccagtaacCTGACATGTAACCGCTATGATCTACAATTCAAATAAAGCAAATCTAAATCCAAGTGCTGTGTAGAGCAAAATCTATCACATCTCTAGTGCTCTGCTGTTTATTACTTCTGAAGGAATGGATATATTGGTAATAGATGAGAAAATCCAGTTCCTTTAACCAAAGGTGGAGTTGTTCCAGGCCACGTTCGATGCGTCCATGTCGAAAAAGTTAATGTAGATcctgaggaaagaaaaaagaaccacagtgctgttgaattctcaaatctgattggtcagaaggcattgattaatgtcctataacagcagctggtttatattaatgcacccgctctaatacgttatcgtttctatagcaacagcttgttcacagggactcgtatggCGGATgtgccacataatctaagcctaataggAAACATTAAAAcggtgttgttatttaacaaaacaaaacctataACGACTGATAatgtgaagctttctgtaaggaaatttatttaacatttacggaaggagtctccagtgtcagcgctttgtaacagtaagttttccaccacgggAAAACTTACACCGAAGTCTTCAGGACTagggaattaaatttgtgccagaTGTATTGAACGTAACCTTCGAGAAAcgaacaaaaacatacaaggagaaagaagaaaaactctCAGAAACTGAAAACGGTGAACTCGGTGGCAAACATTTAACatgatcttcaaataaacagcgttctttgttAACAGCGCTGCCAGAGTTTCCGTTTATTTTCGCTGTTCTGGCACTAACCTCTCGTGGGGGCGGGGCATTTAAACAGTGATTGACTCTCATTgactagtgagatttggatcgacagcttcCTGACCTGGAAGTAGAAACGCTCCGGAGAGCTCATCTCCTATGAACtcacccaaacctcaaatattactTACGAACTAATATTCTGactaaataagtaagtaagtaattcatttccactacaaagtacaaacactataactatacagagaaccgcatccagaacgctctccGAACTTCACGACACTGAAatctctacttcctggtcagggagcgGTGCATGCAAATCTctctagccaatgagagtaaagcgAAAATAAATGCAATCTCTGGCAGCGCGTTCATAAACCATAATTAATGAAAATTAagtttagaaaactgttaacaaagaatgctgtttatttgaagatcatgttaaatttttgccaCAGGGTTCACCGTTTGAATTTTCTGagagtttttcttctttctctttgtatatttttgttcgtttcttggAAAGCAggcgtctattagcacgtatagcatgacagaTAATttactgcacttgaagctttcgtaaaattacaaatgaaacacccagaactgtatatggtaccataacgataacgaactgtatgtcgatacgtgaaattctggagggaacgtcggacggcgtggtgtgatgacgtaatgacgtgtgctgttaatcgatctatgttctataacatgtaaaacgggaacatgaaaggagtattctaaacgcgactcatgtaaacaccttaatcagaatattgtgtgccttattcagaataaggtcaataattagattactgcagtCCATGTGAATGTagtcagagagtgtgtgtgtgtgtgtgtgtgtgtgtgtgtgtgtgtgtgtgtgtgtgtgcgtgcgtgcatacCTGTCAGGTGAAATGCCCAGGTGTTTATTAAGCACACCCATGAGCAGTTTGGAATACTGTTTATTGTGCGAGCCTCCGATCTTCCCGATGCTGTGGAGGGAGCAGAGGGCACACGGGTCTCCTTTACCCCCGAACATCATCATCTGATCCGGGACGATGTGCACAGCAATGTACTGGGAGGAACAGCAAGATCACAATTACGTCTCATTTACAAGTAACATGCACATTTCTATACACAATGCATGGTAGTGGAGGAGAAcgtcacagac is drawn from Ictalurus furcatus strain D&B chromosome 8, Billie_1.0, whole genome shotgun sequence and contains these coding sequences:
- the selenoh gene encoding selenoprotein H yields the protein MRMATRAKAGRGAKRKADVIAEAAPVAKQDKGNKGEREDDEGQRVIIEHCKSURVYGRNADTVREALLSAHPELHVVLNPEKPRRNSFEVTLIEGKKELVLWTGLKKGPPRKLKFPEPAEVVTALEDALKSK
- the mif gene encoding macrophage migration inhibitory factor, which translates into the protein MPMFVVNTNVSKDEVPAGLLSEITQELAKAMGKPANYIAVHIVPDQMMMFGGKGDPCALCSLHSIGKIGGSHNKQYSKLLMGVLNKHLGISPDRIYINFFDMDASNVAWNNSTFG